In a single window of the Desulfonatronum thiodismutans genome:
- a CDS encoding response regulator, with amino-acid sequence MSEETKILIVEYLPMDSVIVEQPSTMNLNKYIPSISVAAHAKLGDRDGFLAVGMSDYLSKPKP; translated from the coding sequence ATGTCTGAAGAGACAAAGATATTGATCGTCGAGTATTTGCCCATGGACTCCGTCATCGTGGAGCAGCCCTCAACCATGAACCTGAACAAATACATCCCCAGCATCTCCGTGGCCGCCCACGCCAAACTTGGCGACCGGGATGGATTCCTGGCCGTCGGAATGAGCGACTACCTGAGCAAACCAAAGCCATGA